Within the Longimicrobium sp. genome, the region CAGCAAGTGAACGAAGTACGCGCCCAGCCACGCGGTGAACACGAGCGTGGTGGCCACCACCGTCAACGGTACGCCACCCAGCCCCAGCTTGGAGAGCATCGCCGCCGCGGCCCCCGGGTCGGGCGCATCGCCGCCGCCCACCAGCGCGTCGACGGAGTCGCCATCGGCCAGGCCCGTGACCGCGAGCACCCAGTACAGGGTGACGACGGTCAGCAGCATGCTGTAGACGATGGTGGGAAAGCCGAGGGCGGTGTGCAGGAACTCGTTCACGGTGGTTGCGGTCCGCGTTCGTTCGGGGTTTGGCGAAGCCGGGTGGCGGCTTCCCCAAGTTCAACGGAGGAACGGGCTTCGGAGTTTCGAACGGGAGGGGCGGCCGCGCGGGCGGGGTGCAGATCGCCGCGACGAGGCGGCGTATCCAGCGGCGGCACATCAGATGTTTGGAACCTAAACGTGCGGACCTGATTACGTCAACTCTTAGGCCGGTTTTCGGCGCCGCCTGCCGGGGTCGATGGCCCGGAATTCCCTGCTGGAACGGAGAATGTGGCCTGCAGCGCAATCCGTCATCCAGAGGCCCGAGCACACTTGACCGGCCCGCAGCGCATACCATGCAGGGCCGTGGGATCTTGCCGCGGAAGCCACTTCGCCCGGGCGCGGCAGCGACACGGAGCCCTGGGCCTCGGCCCTGGTCCTCGCCTTGGGGGGGGCCGGCCCAAGCTTCCCCCGGGCGAATGAATTCGCTGCAACGACCACACGATGTCCACCTTCGTGGACTGGCCTGCTGCGGTGTGGCCCCGATGATGAGGCGCGCCCCGGCCTCTGCGCTCTCATCGAGTGCTACGAGACACGGCTCAGCGCGATCCCCGCTCGGTTTCCAGACGGGTCCGCAGCCGCTCGCGCCCGGCGGCCGCGTACCGCTTGCAGGCGTTCCCGTCCACGAGCGGCTGGCTCCCGGCGAGACGCTCGAACATCGCGGAGCCGCTGGGGTGCGGGGTGATGAGGATGTCGCAGGAAAGCGCCTCCAGCGTGCGGAAGCCGCGCTCGAAGTCTGCCACAGCGGATGGATAGGTAGGGCTGTCCGTGAAGCGGAAGCCATCCGCGGAGATCGGCGAGTGGCTGTCGGCGTAGACGACGTCCACGCACTGCGCGCCCTCGCACGACTTCCACGTCCACGTGGTGCCGCCCTGTGTGTGCCCCGGCGTCAGGTGCGCCGTAAGGGCGAGCGGGCCCACGCGCAGGGTTTCGCCATCCGCGAAGCGCCGCACGTTCCGCACAGGGGGAAAGTCCAGCAGCTCCCCGTGCTGGGGATCGCCCACCTCCGACGTGCCCTTCTCGAGCACGCGCGCGCTGGCGACGCTCGCCGCGACCTGCGCACCCGATGCCGCCTGCAGCGCCGCCAATCCGCCCGCGTGGTCGAAGTGCACGTGCGAGTTGAGGATGAGCCGCACGTCGCGGACATCGAAGCCCAGCGCGCGGATGTTGGCCAGGATCAGCGGCGCGGAGTTGGGGAGCGCGCCGTCGATGAGCACGTGGCCCTGCGGCGAGGTCACGAGGATGGCGGACAGGCCGTTCGTGCCCACGTAATAGGTGTTCCCGTGGATCTTTACCGGGGCGTGGGGCTCGTTCCACGCGGCGCAGGTGGAGCAGAGCGCCGCGGGATACGGCCGGGTGCGCGGATCGGCGGCCTGCGCGCAGGCGCTGGTGCCGGAGAGCGCCAGGAGCGCCGCGCTTGCGGCGAGGGTGCGGACGGAAACGGATCTCATGTTCGGGCCGTGGACAGGATGGTTCATCGAATGCGTCCGACCGGCCGGACGCACGTTGATAATACTCTCGCGCGCGGAGGACGATTCAGCCAGTACGGCGGCCGTCCCGCGAGGTGCGCCTTGGAGGGGCACGGCGTTTCGTTTATCTTCATTTTTCCGCACCATCGCCCCGTACCCTGTACCTTCCGATGGCACTGCGCGAGTTCGCCGTGGCGCGCATGGGACGTACGCCCCACCGGCGCCGTGCGGCCCGGCGCGCTCCTCCCCGCCGCTCCGGGGCTGGAGTCTGGATGGATCTGCTTCGAGAGTGCGGCCGAAAAGTGCCGGCTGGCCCCCATTCCCGAAGGGTGGGAGGTGTGGAGCGAGGAGCGCCTTCGCGCGTCGCTCGCCCAAGCCCGCGCCGCGGGCCGCAAGGACGCCACGGACGCGGAACATCCCGCGAATCCTTCTGCCTGACGCCGAATCAGCCGTGAGCGTACTTAGCCTTCGCCTTCCCGACTCGCTACATCGAAAGATCAGGGAGATCGCCGCTTCGGAAGGGATCTCGCTGAACCAGTTCATCGCGACCCCAGTGGCCGAGAAAACCTCGGCGCTCCTGACGGAAGATTATCTGGCTGCTCGCGCCGCGCGGGGAAATCGTGAGGCCTATCTCGCGGCACTCGACCTGGTGCCGGACGTGGAGCCCGCTCCCGAGGACCGGCTGTAACTTTTTCCGGGCTCCCCCCGTACACCGAAACATGCTGGTGGACGGGGCGGCGCCGGGTGTTTATTTTCCATCCCGTCCCCCCTCCCCTGACCGCGCCCGCTCACACCGTTCCCGCAGGAGCCCCGATGCCGACCCTTACGCGTTCCTTCCGCCGCGTGTTTTCGCGCGTGCTGGCCGCCGCCGGCCTTTCGCTGGCCGCCGTGGCCGCCGACGTTTCGTCCGCCGCCGCGCAGCCGGAGAAGCTGTTCACCGAGGAAGTCTCCAACTACCGCCTGACCTCGGCGGGGCTGCAGAAGTTCCTGACCGCCACGCGCGCACTGAGCGCGCTGGAAGACGAAGACCTCGAAATCGAGGAGCGGTTCGAGAACATGGACGAGGACGACGTGGACCTCGACCAGATCGCCTCGGCGTTCGACAGCGAGCCGCGGGTGAAGGGCGCCATCAACGGCGCCGGGTTCAGCAGCCGCGAGTACGTGACGTTCATGTTCTCGATGATCCAGACGATGTTCACGGCCGCGATGCTGGAGATCGGCGGCGAGAACGCGCTGGCGCAGATGGAGAACTCGGTGCTCAAGCAGAACGTTCAGTTCTACCGCGAGCACCAGGCGGAGTTCGAGGCCATGGGCGAGGCCCTGGAAGAGATGGGTGACGACGAGGGCGAAGAGAACGAAGAAAGCTGATCGCCTCCCTTCGCGGGCAGCGAACGAGAAAGCGGCGGCACGCTCCAGGCGTGCCGCCGCTTTCTTTTGTCATCTCATCCCGGCGTAGATCTCACGTGCCGCGGGGCCTCACGACGACGGCGGCGGCACGAAGCCGGTGGTGTCCGTGGGCGCGGCATCGCCCGGAGCGATTTGCTCTTCGTCCTTGTTTTCGGCGCCCGTGGGGCTCTCGCCCGAACACGCGGCTCCCGACAGCGCGAGCCCCAGGGCCGCGGCGGTGAAGATGCGTCTGGCGTTCATCGTGTCCTCCATCTTGCCTGGTTCTCCTGCCCGAAATCTCCCTCGGGCATCCGCCGCGTCGCCAAGCATCTTCCATGCCCGCATGCAGTTAGGCTCTCCGGACGGCCCGCCGTCATCCTCCACGCGCCCCTCCCTTTCCTCCGTGACCTCCGTGCCCTCCGTGTGAGACCGGCTTTCCGAGTCGTACGATGATTGCACAGCGCCTGTCTCCCGCCGCCGGAACACGGACGGAGGCGGCCCAGGTGCGTCCAATCGTACGAGGAGGAGCGGGATGGAATCGACGGAACGGTCGGTGTCGGTGTGGGAGGTCACGCGGGCGCAGCGTACGACCGCGCCCCTGCATGGCGACGCCGAAGCGGACGTGTGCGTGATCGGCGCGGGGATCGCGGGAATGACCACGGCCTACCTGCTGGCCAAGGCGGGGCGGCGGGTGATCGTGCTGGAAAAGGACGCCGTCGGCGCGGGTGAGACCGGGCAGACCACGGCACACCTTTCCAGCGCGATGGACGACTACTTCCACGTGCTGGAAGGCGTGCACGGCGAGCAGGGCAGCCGCATCGCCTTCCAGAGCCACCAGGCCGCCATCGAGCAGATCGGCGCCATCGCGGCCGCCGAGGGCATCGACTGCGACTACGAGCGCGTGGAAGGCTACTACTTCCTGGACCCCAGCGAGTCCGCGGACTTCCTGGAAAAGGAGCGCGACGCCGCCCGCCGCGCCGGCGCCGCGCCGGAGGTCGTGGAGCGCATTCCCGGCGTGCCGTTCGACAGCGGCCCCGCGCTGAAATTCCCCAACCTGGGCCAGTTCAACGCGCTCAAGTACCTGTCGGGCCTGGCTGACGCCGTCGAGCGGCTGGGCGGGCGCATCCACACGAGCACCCACGTCACGAGCGTGGAGGGCGGCGACCGCGTCACGGTGTCGGGCGAGGGGTTCCGCGTATCGGCGGGCGCGGCGGTGGTGTGCACCAACCCGCCCATCCACGACCGCTTTGCCCCGCACAGCAAGCAGGCGCCCTACCGCACCTACGTGGTGGCGGCCCGCGTGCCCGCCGGCTCCATCGCCCGCGGCCTGTACTGGGACACGCTGGAGGCCTACCACTACGTGCGCCTGGCGCCGGCCGAGGGAGACCCGGCCCACGAGTGGCTGATCGTGGGCGGCGAAGACCACAAGCAGGCGCACGAAGACGACACGCACGACGAGCACTGGGGCAACCTGGAGGCGTGGACCCGCGAGAGGTTCCCCATGGCCCAGTCGTTCGAGCTGCGGTGGAGCGGGATGGTGATGGAGCCGGCCGACTACGTGGGCTTCGTCGGCCGCGACCCGGGCGGGCGCCAGAACGTGTACATCACCACCGGCGACTCCGGCCAGGGGATGACGCACGGCACCATCGGCGGAATGCTGAACACGGACCTGATCCTGGGCCGGCCCAACGAGTGGGAAACGCTGTACGATCCCAAGCGCAAAACGATCTCCAAGGACTCCGTGATGGAGTTCGTGCACGAGAACGTAGACGTGGCGCTGCAGATGACCCGCCACGCCCCCGTGGGCGGCGACGCCAGGTCCGAGGCGGATATCCAGCCCGGGCAGGGCGCCGTCATCCAGCGCGGTCTGCACAAGGTGGCGTGCTACCGCGACGAGCAGGGCGGCGTGCACGAGATGTCGGCCGTGTGCACGCACCTGGGGTGCATCGTCCGCTGGAACGGCGCCGAGAGCAGCTGGGACTGTCCCTGCCATGGCTCGCGCTTCGCACCGCTGGGCGAGGTGCTGACGGGACCCGCCATCGGCCCGCTGAAAAAACTGGACGGAGAGAAGGAATGAAGCCTCGCGCGGCCCTGCTGGACGTGGACGGCACCCTGATCGACAGCAACGACGCGCACGCGCAGGCGTGGGTGGACGTCTGCGCCGAGTTCGGCTACGACGTGGAGTTCGGCCGCGTGCGCCGGATGATCGGCATGGGGGGCGACAAGGTGCTGCCGGAGCTCACGGGCCTGTCGGACGAGGAGGGGACGGGGGCGGAGATCAAGGAGCGCCGCGGCGAGCTCTTCCGCGAGCGCTTCCTGCCCACGCTCAAGCCCTTTCCGCAGGCCAGGGAGCTGATCCAGCGGATGCGCGACGAGGGGCTGACCATCGTGGTTGCCACCTCGGCCAGCAAAAAGGACATGGGCGGGCTGCTGAAGCAGGCGGGGATCGCGGACCTGATCGAGGAAAAGACCTCGTCCAGCGATGCCGAGCACTCCAAGCCCGACCCCGACATCATCGATGCCGCCGTGGAAGCCGCCGGGTGCCCGCCCGGCGAAGCGGTGATGCTGGGCG harbors:
- the bla gene encoding subclass B3 metallo-beta-lactamase produces the protein MRSVSVRTLAASAALLALSGTSACAQAADPRTRPYPAALCSTCAAWNEPHAPVKIHGNTYYVGTNGLSAILVTSPQGHVLIDGALPNSAPLILANIRALGFDVRDVRLILNSHVHFDHAGGLAALQAASGAQVAASVASARVLEKGTSEVGDPQHGELLDFPPVRNVRRFADGETLRVGPLALTAHLTPGHTQGGTTWTWKSCEGAQCVDVVYADSHSPISADGFRFTDSPTYPSAVADFERGFRTLEALSCDILITPHPSGSAMFERLAGSQPLVDGNACKRYAAAGRERLRTRLETERGSR
- a CDS encoding toxin-antitoxin system HicB family antitoxin, with product MSVLSLRLPDSLHRKIREIAASEGISLNQFIATPVAEKTSALLTEDYLAARAARGNREAYLAALDLVPDVEPAPEDRL
- a CDS encoding FAD-dependent oxidoreductase codes for the protein MESTERSVSVWEVTRAQRTTAPLHGDAEADVCVIGAGIAGMTTAYLLAKAGRRVIVLEKDAVGAGETGQTTAHLSSAMDDYFHVLEGVHGEQGSRIAFQSHQAAIEQIGAIAAAEGIDCDYERVEGYYFLDPSESADFLEKERDAARRAGAAPEVVERIPGVPFDSGPALKFPNLGQFNALKYLSGLADAVERLGGRIHTSTHVTSVEGGDRVTVSGEGFRVSAGAAVVCTNPPIHDRFAPHSKQAPYRTYVVAARVPAGSIARGLYWDTLEAYHYVRLAPAEGDPAHEWLIVGGEDHKQAHEDDTHDEHWGNLEAWTRERFPMAQSFELRWSGMVMEPADYVGFVGRDPGGRQNVYITTGDSGQGMTHGTIGGMLNTDLILGRPNEWETLYDPKRKTISKDSVMEFVHENVDVALQMTRHAPVGGDARSEADIQPGQGAVIQRGLHKVACYRDEQGGVHEMSAVCTHLGCIVRWNGAESSWDCPCHGSRFAPLGEVLTGPAIGPLKKLDGEKE
- a CDS encoding HAD family hydrolase; this translates as MKPRAALLDVDGTLIDSNDAHAQAWVDVCAEFGYDVEFGRVRRMIGMGGDKVLPELTGLSDEEGTGAEIKERRGELFRERFLPTLKPFPQARELIQRMRDEGLTIVVATSASKKDMGGLLKQAGIADLIEEKTSSSDAEHSKPDPDIIDAAVEAAGCPPGEAVMLG